GCTGAGGAGTTCAAGAGTCTTGACTTAGCTGCCTTAAGGGCAGATATCTATGAGCTGATGACCACCTCCCAGGACTGGTGGCCAGCCGACTACGGCCATTATGGGCCGCTCTTCATCCGGATGGCTTGGCACAGCGCCGGCACGTATCGTATTGGCGACGGTCGCGGCGGCGCGGGTTCGGGTAGCCAGCGGTTTGAACCCCTCAACAGTTGGCCAGACAATGCCAACCTCGACAAAGCGCGTATGTTGCTTTGGCCCATCAAGCAGAAATACGGCAAGAAAATCTCCTGGGCCGACCTGATGATCTTCGCCGGCAACTGCGCGCTTGAGTCAATGGGCTTCAAGACGTTAGGCTTTGCCGGCGGGCGCGTGGATGTCTGGCAGCCAGAGGAAGACATCTACTGGGGTTCTGAGAAAGCCTGGCTCGGCAATGAGCGTTACGAAGAAGATCGGGTGCTCCTGAATCCCCTCGCTGCCGTTCAGATGGGACTGATCTACGTGAACCCGGAAGGGCCAGACGGCGAACCCGATCCGGTCGGCTCAGGGCGCGATATTCGCGAAACCTTTGGTCGGATGGCGATGAACGACGAGGAGACCGTCGCGCTCACTGCCGGTGGGCATACCTTTGGTAAATGTCACGGTGCCGGCGAAGCGACGCACGTCGGTGCTGATCCTGGGGGTGCCACCATCATCGATCAGGGACTGGGCTGGAAGAACGCCTTTAACACGGGTGTCGGCGTCGATGCGATCACCAGCGGTATCGAAGGCG
This genomic interval from Candidatus Zixiibacteriota bacterium contains the following:
- a CDS encoding peroxidase family protein, with amino-acid sequence AEEFKSLDLAALRADIYELMTTSQDWWPADYGHYGPLFIRMAWHSAGTYRIGDGRGGAGSGSQRFEPLNSWPDNANLDKARMLLWPIKQKYGKKISWADLMIFAGNCALESMGFKTLGFAGGRVDVWQPEEDIYWGSEKAWLGNERYEEDRVLLNPLAAVQMGLIYVNPEGPDGEPDPVGSGRDIRETFGRMAMNDEETVALTAGGHTFGKCHGAGEATHVGADPGGATIIDQGLGWKNAFNTGVGVDAITSGIEGAWTPTPTQWDNSYLETLFKYDWELTKSPAGAWQWKPKGDAGAGTVPDAHDPSKRHAPMMTTADMAMKMDPIYNQIARRYHENPDEIAEAFAKAWFKLTHRDMGPRSRYLGPE